In one Desulfoferula mesophila genomic region, the following are encoded:
- a CDS encoding TolC family protein, producing MPALNHRAIGPAAVLALALALGAGCAKTQAPSYQAIKADYAAAPAKGERAASAALPEAKVPASLSLRQAVGLALAHSPDQEMALARIRQSEALVDQALAAFWPAIRAQGAYQRGDAPSAYLFATIDQRDLGNNVNFNQPGTFQNFEAALQGQWNLYRGGRDLLKQRMAATGVEISRLDRQSVENALVASVIQAFYNGLAARDFANIAAQSQKTVESQLSSMRLRYEAGGVLKADVLSLQVRLAQAQEELVRAENQHRLALAALANLMGADPDSVFSLTEGDAPQAKTPAAYREGLSLALELRPELKKARRQVERAAMAVSQARSGYLPTLDAQGKVYLDAYTPGQFDGDNTNWVAGLVLNWDLFTGMSTDAQVRAATANLERMLAADRKTTRQVQLEVKSAYLNLTASQARCRVSQASLASADQSLILVQRQFDGGAATVTRYLEAELDLTRARQRAAAARYDQAKAGADIARSLGLWARREDTRRAP from the coding sequence ATGCCTGCCCTCAACCACCGCGCAATCGGCCCCGCCGCCGTCTTGGCCCTGGCCCTGGCTCTGGGCGCGGGCTGCGCCAAAACCCAGGCCCCCAGCTATCAGGCGATCAAGGCCGATTACGCCGCCGCGCCCGCCAAGGGGGAGCGGGCGGCCTCCGCCGCCCTGCCCGAGGCCAAGGTGCCGGCCAGCCTCAGCCTGCGCCAGGCGGTGGGCCTGGCCCTGGCCCACAGCCCGGACCAGGAGATGGCCCTGGCCCGCATTCGCCAGTCCGAGGCCCTGGTGGACCAGGCCCTGGCCGCCTTTTGGCCGGCCATCAGGGCCCAGGGCGCCTACCAGCGGGGCGACGCGCCCAGCGCCTATCTGTTTGCCACCATCGACCAGCGCGATTTGGGCAATAACGTAAACTTCAATCAGCCCGGCACCTTCCAGAACTTCGAAGCCGCGTTGCAGGGGCAATGGAACCTCTACCGGGGCGGCCGCGACCTACTGAAGCAGCGCATGGCCGCCACGGGGGTCGAAATCAGCCGCCTGGACCGCCAGAGCGTGGAAAACGCCTTGGTGGCCTCGGTGATCCAGGCCTTTTACAACGGCCTGGCCGCCCGTGATTTCGCCAACATAGCCGCCCAGTCCCAGAAGACGGTGGAGTCCCAGCTAAGCTCCATGCGCCTGCGCTACGAGGCGGGCGGGGTGCTCAAGGCCGACGTGCTCTCCCTGCAGGTGCGCCTGGCCCAGGCCCAGGAAGAGCTGGTGCGGGCCGAAAACCAACATCGCCTGGCCCTGGCCGCCCTGGCCAACCTCATGGGGGCCGACCCGGATTCGGTGTTCAGCCTGACCGAGGGCGACGCGCCCCAGGCCAAGACCCCGGCCGCCTACCGCGAGGGCCTGTCGCTGGCCCTGGAGCTTCGGCCCGAGCTGAAAAAGGCCCGCCGCCAGGTGGAGCGGGCGGCCATGGCCGTAAGCCAGGCCCGCTCGGGCTACCTGCCCACCCTGGACGCCCAGGGCAAGGTGTACCTGGACGCCTACACCCCCGGCCAGTTCGATGGCGACAACACCAACTGGGTGGCGGGGTTGGTGCTCAACTGGGACCTGTTCACCGGGATGAGCACCGACGCCCAGGTGCGGGCGGCCACGGCCAACCTGGAGCGCATGCTGGCCGCGGACCGCAAGACCACCCGCCAGGTGCAGCTGGAGGTCAAGAGCGCCTATCTCAACCTCACCGCGTCCCAGGCCCGCTGCCGGGTCAGCCAGGCCAGCCTGGCCAGCGCCGACCAGTCGCTGATCTTGGTGCAGCGCCAGTTCGACGGCGGCGCGGCCACGGTGACCCGCTATCTGGAGGCCGAGTTGGATCTCACCCGGGCGCGGCAAAGGGCCGCCGCCGCCCGCTATGACCAGGCCAAGGCCGGGGCGGACATCGCCCGCTCCCTGGGTTTGTGGGCCCGCCGGGAGGATACGCGCCGTGCCCCGTAA
- a CDS encoding efflux RND transporter periplasmic adaptor subunit — MPRNKLKLITVLAGCLALVVLILYTGGFLDLGKIAPGRVEAQTTAAPQGEVVKARRVELPINYPAVGTLRPISEIKVESRVPGRILSLKAEPGQMVKQNQELVVLDSREYQAKLEQARQALIETQAAVQLARSEHQRIKRLLAGQAATQRQMEQATEALDGALARQAQAQRGVEQAKVALDYTRVTAPVPGRVLKRLAEPGDLALPGRPLLIMEAGRGLRLEALVPERLVSRVSPGQELTVELPAQDRRLVAKVEQIVPSADPATRTFVVKANLPEAPELFAGMYGRLLIPVGRRPAVLIPAAAVQMVGQLEMVTVKHDGAWQRAMITTGRRQGADVEALSGLRGGEELHIPAGGHAR; from the coding sequence GTGCCCCGTAACAAACTTAAGCTTATTACCGTGTTGGCCGGCTGCCTGGCCCTGGTGGTGTTGATTCTCTACACCGGCGGTTTTCTTGACCTGGGCAAGATAGCCCCCGGCCGGGTGGAGGCCCAGACCACCGCCGCGCCCCAGGGCGAGGTGGTCAAGGCCCGGCGGGTGGAGTTGCCCATCAACTACCCGGCCGTGGGCACCCTGCGCCCCATCAGCGAGATCAAGGTGGAGTCCCGCGTGCCGGGGCGCATCCTTTCCCTAAAGGCGGAACCCGGCCAGATGGTCAAGCAAAACCAGGAGTTGGTGGTGCTGGACAGCCGAGAGTACCAGGCCAAGCTGGAGCAGGCCCGCCAGGCGCTTATCGAGACCCAGGCGGCGGTGCAGCTGGCCCGCTCGGAACACCAGCGGATCAAGCGTCTGCTGGCGGGCCAGGCGGCCACCCAGCGCCAGATGGAGCAGGCCACCGAGGCCCTGGACGGGGCCCTGGCCCGCCAGGCCCAGGCCCAGCGCGGGGTGGAGCAGGCCAAGGTGGCCTTGGACTACACCCGGGTCACCGCCCCGGTGCCCGGGAGGGTGCTCAAGCGCCTGGCCGAGCCGGGCGACCTGGCCCTGCCGGGGCGGCCCCTCTTGATCATGGAGGCGGGCCGGGGGCTGCGCCTGGAGGCCCTGGTGCCCGAGCGCCTGGTGAGCCGGGTGAGCCCCGGCCAGGAGTTGACGGTGGAACTGCCCGCCCAGGACCGGCGGCTCGTTGCCAAGGTGGAGCAGATCGTGCCCTCGGCCGATCCGGCCACTCGCACCTTTGTGGTCAAGGCCAACCTGCCCGAGGCCCCCGAGCTGTTCGCGGGCATGTACGGCCGTTTGCTCATCCCGGTGGGCCGGCGTCCGGCGGTGCTCATCCCGGCGGCCGCCGTCCAGATGGTGGGCCAGTTGGAGATGGTCACCGTGAAGCATGACGGGGCCTGGCAACGGGCCATGATCACCACCGGACGCCGCCAGGGCGCCGACGTCGAGGCGCTGTCGGGCCTGCGGGGCGGCGAGGAACTGCACATCCCGGCAGGGGGCCATGCCCGTTAA
- a CDS encoding PAS domain S-box protein — translation MPGREHKTRPPRRSQWVGYGALFLTILLGAIYSLAVFSTIRDQATEENKDATLVQAETATRFIAEQQDGLLNLLGVIASRDRLRQAVSAGDQVELDSFLQPVLALDTQISSVFLADTQGRYLTRVPKLGGDRELPPVGLLPPTPWVSGMEPSRCGTLEPCLIISVPVRGLDGEIAAYLGVTQPPVFWKNFFRQMAARPGRTYFLFDQDGRAVAAGLAKAELPAGALEDMASLVRRHLGPKERHWVGVVRLPGNGEQVFAAGASVPASGWSVVVIHDYQTAMAPNRAMFRSIFLFLALLLCCLVFLGGLLFTRYRAQERRLVSIRGEARHLEALVAERTADLELSTQRYLSLVQDLPDVVFELDQDGRFTFVSRAVERVLGLRPEEMLGQVHREFVLPQDRPKYDQQRALTEHDGLMNILALRHQTADGRVRWLSIHSRGLNDARGRSLGRRGVARDVTQQVLAEQRVRELSGQLINAQEEERKRLALDLHDEMGQLLSALKIGLQTLARNHEEARPDLDRLIRLTQEVMDRSRSLAYRLRPAILDNFGLTAALTDLCESLSEDGALEVITHLEKIDDRALGPAMKTTLFRFVQEALTNVIKHSQSAKAEVSLNSRDGLIRAEVRDFGRGFDVEKILEQGGGSRLGLLGMHERLNLVGGRLTIKTSTQGTVLVAEVHPGGQA, via the coding sequence TTGCCGGGCAGAGAGCACAAAACGAGGCCGCCGCGCCGCAGCCAGTGGGTGGGTTACGGAGCCCTGTTTCTGACCATCCTCTTGGGCGCGATCTATTCCCTGGCCGTGTTCAGCACCATCCGGGACCAGGCCACGGAAGAAAACAAGGACGCCACCCTGGTCCAGGCCGAGACCGCAACCCGCTTCATCGCCGAACAACAAGACGGCCTGCTCAATCTCCTGGGGGTCATCGCCTCCCGGGACCGACTGCGCCAAGCGGTGTCCGCGGGAGACCAGGTGGAGCTGGACTCCTTCCTGCAGCCGGTTTTGGCCCTGGACACCCAGATCAGCTCGGTTTTTCTGGCGGACACCCAAGGCCGCTATCTCACCCGGGTGCCCAAGCTGGGCGGCGACCGGGAGCTGCCGCCGGTGGGGTTGTTGCCCCCCACCCCCTGGGTGTCGGGCATGGAGCCCAGCCGTTGCGGAACCCTGGAGCCCTGCCTGATAATCTCGGTGCCGGTCCGGGGGCTGGACGGCGAGATAGCCGCCTATTTGGGGGTGACCCAGCCTCCCGTTTTTTGGAAAAACTTTTTCCGGCAGATGGCGGCGCGGCCCGGGCGCACCTATTTCCTTTTTGATCAAGACGGCAGGGCGGTGGCCGCCGGGCTGGCCAAGGCCGAGCTGCCCGCCGGGGCCCTGGAGGACATGGCTTCGCTGGTGCGCCGGCATCTGGGGCCCAAAGAGCGCCACTGGGTGGGCGTGGTGCGTCTGCCCGGCAACGGCGAACAGGTTTTCGCCGCCGGGGCCTCGGTGCCGGCCTCGGGCTGGAGCGTGGTGGTCATCCACGACTACCAGACGGCCATGGCCCCCAACCGGGCCATGTTCCGCAGCATCTTTTTGTTTTTGGCGCTCTTGCTGTGCTGCCTGGTCTTTTTGGGGGGCCTGTTGTTCACCCGCTACCGGGCCCAGGAGCGCCGCCTGGTGAGCATCCGGGGCGAGGCCCGCCACCTGGAGGCCCTGGTGGCCGAGCGCACCGCCGACCTGGAGCTGTCCACCCAGCGCTACCTCAGCCTGGTGCAGGATCTGCCCGACGTGGTGTTCGAGCTGGACCAGGACGGGCGCTTCACCTTTGTGAGCCGGGCGGTGGAAAGGGTGTTGGGCTTACGTCCCGAGGAGATGCTGGGCCAGGTGCACCGGGAGTTCGTCCTGCCCCAAGACCGCCCCAAGTACGACCAGCAAAGGGCCCTTACCGAGCACGACGGCCTCATGAACATCCTGGCCCTCAGGCACCAGACCGCCGACGGCCGGGTGCGTTGGCTCTCCATCCACTCCCGGGGCCTGAACGACGCCCGGGGCCGCAGCCTGGGCCGCCGGGGGGTGGCCCGCGACGTTACCCAGCAGGTGTTGGCCGAGCAAAGGGTGCGCGAGCTTTCCGGCCAGCTCATCAACGCCCAGGAAGAGGAGCGCAAGCGCCTGGCCCTGGATCTGCACGACGAGATGGGCCAGTTGCTCTCGGCGCTCAAGATCGGCCTGCAGACCCTGGCTCGCAACCACGAAGAAGCCCGGCCCGACCTGGACCGGCTCATCCGCCTAACCCAGGAGGTGATGGACCGCAGCCGTTCCCTGGCCTATCGTCTGCGCCCGGCCATCCTGGACAACTTCGGCCTCACCGCCGCCCTGACCGACCTGTGCGAGAGCCTCTCCGAAGACGGCGCCTTGGAGGTGATAACCCACTTGGAAAAGATCGACGACCGGGCCCTGGGCCCGGCCATGAAGACCACCCTGTTCCGCTTCGTGCAGGAGGCCCTCACCAACGTGATCAAGCACTCCCAGAGCGCCAAGGCCGAGGTCAGCCTCAACTCCCGCGACGGGTTGATCCGGGCCGAGGTGCGCGATTTCGGCCGGGGGTTTGACGTGGAAAAGATATTGGAGCAGGGTGGCGGGAGCCGTTTGGGTCTGTTGGGCATGCATGAACGCTTGAACCTGGTGGGCGGTCGGCTTACCATAAAGACCTCCACTCAGGGCACCGTATTGGTGGCCGAAGTGCACCCCGGAGGTCAGGCATGA
- a CDS encoding efflux RND transporter permease subunit → MPVNPSQPEEPRLGLMARLVRPFVTGQLSVLLMILAVALGATAVMLTPREEEPQIVVPLADVMVSAPGADAAEVERLVTTPLERLLWQIDGVEHVYSMARQGQAVVTVRFFVGEDRERSLVKLYNKIAMNTDQVPTLVTGWVVKPVEIDDVPIITLTLHSARYSDYELRRMAEEMLFYLSQVPDISRSDIVGGRPRQLRVELSPQALAAHGLTALAVQRALSGADSAALAGSFDQAGQNYQLTSDSFLTNARQVGELVVGVHQGRPVYLRDVAHIIDGPAEPGTYSRIGFGRLWLKDQGLPMGRPPENAVTIALAKKRGTNAVSVAQDILDQAETLKRKILPAGVGLTVTRNYGHTAQTKSDELMNSLFFAVLTVVALLAFTLGWREALIVAIAVPLSFAMALFVNYLFGYTINRVTMFALILSLGLVVDDPITNVDNIQRHIRMGRRKPLDATLVAVNEVMPPVIMSTLAIIVSFAPMFFITGMMGPYMAPMAANVPLTVTFSTLWALTVVPWLSYRLLKGLAPSGSQREAEPVPARELTSPLLRRVYAAGVRPFLEHRWLRWALGLGIVAALLASVMLVALRQVPVKMLPFDNKNEFQLVLDLPEGTTLESTDRAVRAFEDYLAGVPEVVDFTSTVGTASPMDFNGMVRHYYLRRGGNVADIRVNLVPKERREQQSHEIMLRLRADLTDIARRHGVNLKLVELPPGPPVLATVVAEVYGRPGTPYADLVKGAALVRKVMGAEDLVVDIDDSTEAVRPRWDFVVDKEKAGLHGVSTERIIQTLRLALGGVQPATVHLAHERQPLPVRLILPRLARSSLEELSQLPLATAQGGSVPLGELGRFQQMDSEQPVMHKDLRPVVMVYSELAGRSPATAILDLQDKLAREKLPPGVQVSWDGEGEWHITLRVFRDLGLAFGAALVGIFILLVVQTGSFLVPPLLMVAIPLTLLGIMPGFWLLNLIGGSPVAGLPNPIFFTATSMIGMIALGGIVIRNSVVLIEFVHNELDEGLSFQEAILASGAVRFRPIILTAATTALGAWPITLDPIFSGLAWALIFGLAASTAFSLLVVPVAYYALYRKKLGSSPAA, encoded by the coding sequence ATGCCCGTTAATCCTTCTCAACCCGAGGAGCCGCGCCTGGGCCTGATGGCCCGCCTAGTGCGCCCATTCGTCACCGGCCAGCTTTCGGTGCTGTTGATGATCCTGGCCGTGGCCCTGGGCGCGACCGCGGTGATGCTCACCCCCCGCGAGGAAGAGCCCCAGATCGTGGTGCCCCTGGCCGACGTCATGGTGTCCGCGCCGGGGGCCGACGCCGCCGAGGTGGAGCGCCTGGTCACCACTCCCCTGGAGCGCCTGCTGTGGCAGATCGACGGGGTGGAGCACGTGTACTCCATGGCCCGCCAGGGCCAGGCGGTGGTCACGGTGCGCTTTTTCGTGGGCGAGGACCGGGAGCGCTCCCTGGTCAAGCTCTACAACAAGATCGCCATGAACACCGACCAGGTGCCCACCCTGGTCACCGGCTGGGTGGTCAAGCCGGTGGAGATCGACGACGTTCCCATCATCACCCTGACCCTGCACTCGGCCCGCTACTCCGACTACGAGCTGCGGCGCATGGCCGAGGAGATGCTCTTCTATCTCTCCCAAGTGCCGGACATCTCCCGCAGCGACATCGTGGGCGGGCGGCCCCGCCAGCTCCGGGTGGAGCTGAGTCCCCAGGCCCTGGCCGCCCACGGGCTCACCGCCCTGGCGGTGCAAAGGGCCCTGAGCGGGGCCGACTCCGCCGCCCTGGCCGGCAGCTTCGACCAGGCCGGGCAGAACTACCAGCTCACCAGCGACTCCTTCCTCACCAACGCCCGCCAGGTGGGCGAGTTGGTGGTGGGGGTGCACCAGGGCCGCCCGGTGTATTTGCGCGACGTGGCGCATATCATCGACGGCCCGGCCGAGCCGGGCACCTACAGCCGCATCGGCTTCGGCCGCCTGTGGCTCAAGGACCAGGGCCTGCCCATGGGCCGGCCGCCAGAGAACGCGGTGACCATCGCCCTGGCCAAGAAGCGCGGCACCAACGCGGTGAGCGTGGCCCAGGACATCCTGGACCAGGCCGAGACCCTCAAGCGCAAGATCCTGCCCGCCGGGGTGGGGCTCACCGTGACCCGCAACTACGGCCATACCGCCCAGACCAAGAGCGACGAGCTGATGAACTCGCTGTTTTTTGCGGTGCTCACCGTGGTGGCCCTTTTGGCCTTCACCCTGGGCTGGCGCGAGGCGCTCATCGTGGCCATCGCCGTGCCCCTGTCCTTTGCCATGGCCCTGTTCGTCAACTACCTGTTCGGCTACACCATCAACCGGGTGACCATGTTCGCCCTGATCCTCTCCCTGGGCCTGGTGGTGGACGACCCCATCACCAACGTGGACAACATCCAGCGCCACATCCGCATGGGCCGGCGCAAGCCCCTGGACGCCACCCTGGTGGCGGTGAACGAGGTGATGCCCCCGGTGATCATGTCCACCCTGGCCATCATCGTCAGCTTCGCCCCCATGTTTTTCATCACCGGCATGATGGGCCCCTACATGGCCCCCATGGCCGCCAACGTTCCCCTCACCGTGACCTTCAGCACCCTGTGGGCCCTCACCGTGGTGCCCTGGCTCAGCTACCGCCTGCTCAAGGGCCTGGCCCCGTCCGGGTCCCAACGGGAGGCGGAGCCCGTCCCCGCCCGGGAGCTGACCTCCCCCCTGCTGCGGCGCGTTTACGCCGCGGGGGTGCGGCCCTTTTTGGAGCACCGCTGGCTGCGCTGGGCCCTGGGTCTGGGCATCGTGGCGGCCCTGCTGGCCAGCGTGATGCTGGTGGCCCTGCGCCAGGTGCCGGTGAAGATGCTGCCCTTTGACAACAAGAACGAGTTCCAGCTGGTCTTGGACCTGCCCGAGGGAACCACCCTGGAGTCCACCGACCGGGCGGTGCGTGCCTTCGAGGACTACCTGGCCGGGGTGCCCGAGGTGGTGGATTTCACCTCCACCGTGGGCACGGCCTCGCCCATGGACTTCAACGGCATGGTGCGCCACTACTACCTGCGCCGGGGCGGCAACGTGGCCGACATCCGGGTCAACCTGGTGCCCAAGGAGCGCAGGGAGCAGCAGAGCCACGAGATCATGCTGCGCCTGCGGGCCGACCTCACGGACATCGCCCGGCGCCACGGGGTGAACCTCAAGCTGGTGGAGCTGCCGCCGGGCCCGCCGGTTTTGGCCACGGTGGTGGCCGAGGTCTACGGCCGCCCCGGCACCCCCTACGCCGATCTGGTAAAGGGAGCGGCGCTGGTGCGCAAGGTCATGGGGGCCGAGGACCTGGTGGTGGACATCGACGATTCCACCGAAGCGGTGCGCCCCCGTTGGGATTTCGTGGTGGACAAGGAAAAGGCGGGCCTGCACGGGGTTAGCACCGAGCGCATCATCCAGACCCTGCGCCTGGCCTTGGGCGGGGTGCAGCCGGCCACGGTGCATCTGGCCCATGAGCGCCAGCCCCTGCCGGTACGCCTGATCCTGCCCCGCCTGGCCCGCTCCAGCCTGGAGGAGCTGAGCCAGCTTCCCCTGGCCACGGCCCAGGGCGGCAGCGTGCCCCTGGGCGAGCTGGGCCGCTTCCAGCAGATGGACAGCGAGCAGCCGGTGATGCACAAGGACCTCAGGCCGGTGGTGATGGTCTATTCCGAGCTGGCCGGGCGCTCGCCGGCCACGGCCATCCTGGATTTGCAGGACAAGCTGGCCCGGGAAAAGCTGCCGCCCGGGGTGCAGGTGTCCTGGGACGGCGAGGGAGAGTGGCACATCACCCTCAGGGTGTTCCGCGACCTGGGCCTGGCCTTCGGCGCGGCCCTGGTGGGCATCTTCATCCTGCTGGTGGTGCAGACCGGCAGCTTTTTGGTGCCGCCCCTGCTCATGGTGGCCATACCGCTCACTTTGTTGGGCATCATGCCCGGTTTCTGGCTGTTGAACCTCATAGGGGGCTCCCCCGTGGCCGGCCTGCCCAACCCCATATTCTTCACCGCCACCAGCATGATCGGCATGATCGCCCTGGGGGGCATCGTGATCCGCAACTCGGTGGTGCTCATAGAGTTCGTGCACAACGAGCTGGACGAGGGGCTGTCCTTCCAGGAGGCCATCCTGGCCAGCGGGGCGGTGCGCTTCAGGCCCATCATCCTCACTGCGGCCACCACCGCCCTGGGGGCCTGGCCCATCACCCTGGACCCCATCTTCTCCGGCCTGGCCTGGGCCCTTATCTTCGGCCTGGCCGCCTCCACCGCCTTCAGCCTGCTGGTGGTGCCGGTGGCCTATTACGCCCTGTACCGTAAAAAACTGGGCTCCTCCCCGGCGGCCTAG
- a CDS encoding FAD-dependent oxidoreductase produces MIIEALALGGLGCLAAMGLGVAAKVFFVEVDPLVAAIEEALPGANCGGCGYAGCATAAGEIAKGNMAPNGCVGGGPTVAVAVAAILGVAVSETEPQIAQVGCRYPVQRADLKYHYSGATDCRAAILLAGGPKECPVGCIGLGSCAKACPFDALSIDPDGLPVVDQYRCTGCGTCERTCPMGIMHLTSVSDRIMDEITVEDCSAPCQRRCPAGIDIPQQIKHTAMGDYAGALSVIKERNPLPLICGRICPHPCEAECRRNLADEAVAINPLKRFVADHERQSGKRVMPYKAPATGKKVAVIGGGVEGLTTAYFLARLGHSPVIYEAREQLGGLLRTAIPPERLPREVLDWEIEGILAMGVQAKTGQTLGRDFDLGTLYAEGFDMAVLATGGWDAALMLGDPSQAKPAMPGLELLLPLMISWAQGREVALGDKVVLVGGGKQTLAAARGCAERGAKEVTILWPTGREATGVDPKELEKAQEEGIKMRFKATVLSLEGKDDRLTGLTYGQPANGQAARQETLAADTVVAASGRVPGAIFVPISPRDDEGKLTGGAWRTEMPYAPPSGGSGGLFQAEEAISDFRAAVEAIGAGRRAAASVHQLLSGEEVAAPRGMLAQGDKVLTVEQVFNLLDAPERQPMPLADEAALLEGSSEAELGLSEEAARKEARRCLNCGLICYYRTKYN; encoded by the coding sequence ATGATCATAGAAGCCTTGGCACTGGGTGGATTGGGATGCCTGGCGGCCATGGGTTTGGGCGTAGCGGCCAAAGTGTTTTTCGTGGAGGTTGACCCCCTGGTGGCCGCCATCGAGGAAGCCCTGCCCGGCGCCAACTGCGGAGGCTGCGGCTATGCCGGCTGCGCCACCGCCGCCGGCGAGATCGCCAAGGGCAACATGGCCCCCAACGGCTGCGTGGGCGGCGGGCCCACCGTGGCGGTGGCCGTGGCCGCCATCCTGGGAGTCGCCGTCTCGGAAACCGAGCCCCAGATCGCCCAGGTAGGCTGCCGCTACCCCGTGCAGCGGGCCGACCTCAAATACCACTACAGCGGAGCCACCGACTGCCGTGCGGCCATCCTTTTGGCCGGCGGCCCCAAGGAGTGCCCGGTGGGCTGCATCGGCCTGGGCTCCTGCGCCAAGGCCTGCCCCTTCGACGCCCTGAGCATCGACCCCGACGGCCTGCCGGTGGTGGACCAGTATCGCTGCACCGGCTGCGGCACCTGCGAGCGCACCTGCCCCATGGGCATCATGCACCTGACCTCGGTGAGCGACCGCATCATGGACGAGATCACCGTGGAGGACTGCTCGGCCCCCTGCCAGCGCCGCTGCCCGGCGGGCATCGACATTCCCCAGCAGATCAAGCACACCGCCATGGGCGACTACGCGGGCGCCCTGTCGGTCATCAAGGAGCGCAACCCCCTGCCCCTCATCTGCGGACGCATCTGCCCCCATCCCTGCGAGGCCGAATGCCGGCGCAACCTGGCCGACGAGGCGGTGGCCATCAACCCCCTCAAGCGCTTCGTGGCCGACCACGAGCGCCAGAGCGGCAAGCGGGTCATGCCCTACAAGGCCCCGGCCACCGGCAAGAAGGTGGCGGTCATCGGCGGCGGCGTGGAGGGGCTGACCACCGCCTACTTCCTGGCCCGCCTGGGCCACAGCCCGGTGATCTACGAGGCCAGAGAGCAGTTGGGCGGCCTGCTGCGCACCGCCATCCCGCCCGAGCGCCTGCCCCGGGAGGTGCTGGATTGGGAGATCGAGGGCATCCTGGCCATGGGGGTTCAGGCCAAGACCGGCCAGACCCTGGGCCGGGACTTCGACCTGGGCACCCTGTACGCCGAGGGCTTTGACATGGCCGTGTTGGCCACCGGCGGCTGGGACGCGGCACTCATGCTGGGCGACCCCTCCCAGGCGAAGCCCGCCATGCCGGGCCTGGAGCTTTTGCTGCCCCTGATGATCTCCTGGGCCCAGGGCCGCGAGGTGGCGCTGGGCGACAAGGTGGTGCTGGTGGGCGGCGGCAAGCAGACCCTGGCCGCGGCTCGCGGCTGCGCCGAGCGCGGGGCCAAGGAGGTGACCATCCTGTGGCCCACCGGCCGCGAAGCCACCGGCGTGGACCCCAAGGAATTGGAAAAGGCCCAGGAAGAAGGCATCAAGATGCGCTTCAAGGCCACGGTGCTGAGCCTGGAGGGCAAAGACGACCGCCTGACCGGCCTGACCTATGGCCAGCCCGCCAACGGTCAGGCCGCCCGCCAGGAGACCCTGGCCGCGGACACGGTGGTGGCGGCCAGCGGGCGGGTGCCCGGCGCCATCTTCGTGCCCATCTCGCCGCGCGACGACGAGGGCAAGCTCACCGGCGGCGCCTGGCGCACCGAGATGCCCTATGCCCCGCCCAGCGGCGGAAGCGGCGGCTTGTTCCAGGCCGAGGAGGCGATAAGCGACTTTAGGGCGGCGGTGGAGGCCATCGGCGCCGGACGCCGGGCGGCGGCCTCCGTGCACCAGCTTCTGAGCGGCGAGGAAGTGGCCGCGCCCCGGGGCATGCTGGCCCAGGGCGACAAGGTGCTCACCGTGGAGCAGGTGTTCAACCTGCTGGACGCGCCCGAGCGCCAGCCCATGCCCCTGGCCGACGAGGCCGCCCTTTTGGAGGGCAGCTCCGAGGCCGAGCTGGGGCTCAGCGAGGAAGCGGCCCGCAAGGAGGCCCGGCGTTGTCTCAACTGCGGGCTGATTTGTTACTACCGGACCAAGTACAACTAG
- a CDS encoding response regulator transcription factor, translating to MSPKHRVVICDDHSIVREGIKQVLASNPGLEVVGEAAGGLEGLALIAKVKPDVVVTDITMPEMNGIDLTKELAKEFPEIRVVILSVHSRKTFILEALKAGARGYVLKDSAGEKLLDAVEAVLAGESYLDSPVAGHIVDEFVKMPSPVEPAGGGETLTDRERQILSLVVEGFSNKQIAEKLFLSPKTVDNHRAKIMSKLGRRDVIGLVKYALATGLVDPDTWGR from the coding sequence ATGAGTCCAAAGCATAGGGTCGTAATTTGCGACGATCACAGCATCGTGCGCGAAGGCATAAAACAGGTGCTGGCCAGCAACCCCGGCCTGGAAGTGGTGGGCGAGGCGGCGGGCGGCCTGGAAGGCCTGGCCCTGATCGCCAAGGTCAAGCCCGACGTGGTGGTAACCGACATCACCATGCCCGAGATGAACGGCATCGACTTGACCAAGGAGTTGGCCAAGGAGTTCCCCGAAATCCGGGTGGTGATACTCAGCGTGCACTCGCGCAAGACCTTCATCCTGGAGGCCCTCAAGGCCGGGGCTCGGGGTTACGTGCTCAAGGATTCGGCCGGAGAGAAGCTGTTGGACGCGGTGGAGGCGGTGTTGGCCGGGGAAAGCTACCTGGACTCGCCCGTGGCCGGGCACATCGTGGACGAGTTCGTCAAGATGCCCTCGCCGGTGGAGCCCGCCGGCGGCGGCGAGACCCTCACCGACCGCGAACGCCAGATCCTTTCCCTGGTGGTGGAGGGATTCTCCAACAAGCAGATCGCCGAGAAACTCTTTCTCAGCCCCAAGACGGTGGACAACCACCGCGCCAAAATCATGTCCAAATTAGGCCGCCGCGACGTCATCGGCCTGGTCAAATATGCCCTGGCTACTGGGTTGGTGGATCCCGACACCTGGGGACGGTAG
- a CDS encoding DVU0150 family protein: protein MVRKLTAAGLTAALLSLLPVWAWAAGGGGASELVVVADTRGLGGFNFYLATLYNQNMWLFATWAVVLTSLLGVCLGLLMDLIMSHIGLDLGKGATHVEH, encoded by the coding sequence ATGGTTAGGAAACTGACGGCTGCCGGTCTGACGGCCGCCCTTTTGAGCCTGTTGCCCGTATGGGCCTGGGCCGCGGGAGGCGGTGGAGCCAGCGAACTGGTGGTCGTGGCCGACACCCGAGGCCTGGGTGGATTCAACTTCTATTTGGCCACCCTCTACAACCAGAACATGTGGCTCTTCGCCACCTGGGCGGTGGTGCTCACCTCCCTGCTGGGCGTCTGCCTGGGCCTGCTCATGGACCTGATCATGAGCCACATCGGTCTGGACCTGGGCAAGGGCGCCACTCACGTGGAACACTAG